The following are encoded together in the Marmota flaviventris isolate mMarFla1 chromosome 18, mMarFla1.hap1, whole genome shotgun sequence genome:
- the Znf382 gene encoding zinc finger protein 382 isoform X1, whose product MPLQGSVSFKDVTVDFTQEEWQQLDPAQKALYRDVMLENYCHFISVGFHITKPDMIRKLEQGEELWSERIFASQSYLEDGKAEDVLVKFKEFQDKQSRSVVFINHKKLIKERSNMYGKILTPGKNRMISKTMLCEYNKPDGKVLKNISELVIRNINPAREKFGESNGWEKSVLNTKHEKIQPSINFHKQTEKDVDGKQEVTQHQKVQTPEQPFECNERDKSFLMKGMLFTQTKAHRGERTFEFNKDGIAFLERSDLGIHPHNLIEKKSSAYNKYGNGKFLCRKSVFIMHQRSQIEEKPFQCPYCGNGFRRKSYLIEHQRIHTGEKPYVCSQCGKAFRQKTALTLHEKTHIEGKPYLCIDCGKSFRQKATLTRHHKTHTGEKAYECTQCGSAFRKKSYLIDHQRTHTGEKPYQCNECGKAFIQKTTLTVHQRTHTGEKPYICNECGKSFCQKTTLTLHQRIHTGEKPYICNECGKSFRQKAILTVHHRIHTGEKSNGCPQCGKAFSRKSNLIRHQKTHTGEKPYECKECGKFFSCKSNLIVHQKTHTVETMRIQ is encoded by the exons ATGCCCTTACAGGGATCAGTGTCATTCAAGGATGTGACTGTGGACTTCACCCAGGAGGAATGGCAGCAACTGGATCCTGCTCAGAAGGCCCTCTACAGGGATGTGATGTTGGAAAACTATTGCCACTTCATTTCTGTGG gaTTTCACATAACTAAGCCTGATATGATCCGCAAGTTGGAACAAGGAGAAGAACTATGGTCAGAGAGAATTTTTGCAAGTCAGAGCTACCTAG AAGATGGGAAAGCTGAAGATGTTTTAGTGAAGTTCAAAGAATTCCAAGACAAGCAATCTAGATCAGTTGTGTTTATCAATCACAAAAAACTTATTAAGGAAAGAAGTAATATGTATGGGAAAATCCTTACTCCAGGCAAGAACCGCATGATTTCAAAAACAATGTTATGTGAATATAATAAACCTGAtggaaaagttttgaaaaatatttcagaattagtTATTAGAAATATAAACCCTGCAAGAGAGAAGTTTGGTGAGAGTAATGGTTGGGAGAAATCAGTCCTCAATACTAAGCATGAGAAAATTCAACCATCAATAAATTTccataaacaaacagaaaaggatGTTGATGGTAAACAGGAAGTTACTCAACATCAGAAGGTTCAAACTCCAGAGCAGCCATTTGAATGTAATGAACGTGACAAATCCTTCCTTATGAAAGGAATGTTATTTACACAGACTAAAGCTCACAGAGGAGAAAGAACCTTTGAATTCAATAAAGATGGAATTGCCTTCCTAGAAAGGTCAGATCTTGGTATCCATCCACATAATCTTATAGAAAAGAAGTCCTCTGCATACAACAAATATGGGAATGGGAAATTCCTGTGCAGAAAGTCTGTTTTTATTATGCATCAGAGATCTCAAATAGAAGAGAAACCCTTTCAATGTCCTTACTGTGGGAATGGCTTCAGAAGGAAGTCATACCTCATTGAACATCAACGAATTCACACAGGTGAGAAACCTTATGTTTGCAGTCAATGTGGAAAGGCCTTTCGCCAGAAGACAGCCCTCACTCTTCATGAAAAAACACACATAGAGGGGAAACCCTATCTTTGTATTGATTGTGGGAAATCCTTCCGCCAGAAGGCAACCCTCACTAGACATCACAAAACACATACAGGGGAGAAGGCCTATGAGTGTACTCAGTGTGGAAGTGCCTTTAGAAAGAAGTCATACCTCATTGATCATCAGAGAACTCACACCGGGGAGAAACCATATCAATGTAATGAGTGTGGGAAGGCATTTATCCAGAAGACAACCCTCACTGTACATCAGAGaactcacacaggagagaaaccctataTTTGTAACGAATGTGGGAAATCCTTTTGTCAAAAGACTACCCTCACTCTCcatcagagaattcatacagGAGAAAAACCCTATATTTGTAATGAATGTGGGAAGTCCTTCCGCCAGAAGGCAATCCTTACTGTTCATCACAGAATACATACGGGAGAAAAATCCAATGGATGTCctcaatgtgggaaagcctttagtAGAAAATCAAACCTCATTCGCCATCAAAAAacacacacaggagagaaaccatatgaatgtaaagaatgtgggaaatTCTTCAGTTGTAAGTCAAACCTCATTGTCCACCAGAAAACTCACACAGTAGAAACTATGAGAATTCAGTAA
- the Znf382 gene encoding zinc finger protein 382 isoform X3 — MPLQGSVSFKDVTVDFTQEEWQQLDPAQKALYRDVMLENYCHFISVGFHITKPDMIRKLEQGEELWSERIFASQSYLDGKAEDVLVKFKEFQDKQSRSVVFINHKKLIKERSNMYGKILTPGKNRMISKTMLCEYNKPDGKVLKNISELVIRNINPAREKFGESNGWEKSVLNTKHEKIQPSINFHKQTEKDVDGKQEVTQHQKVQTPEQPFECNERDKSFLMKGMLFTQTKAHRGERTFEFNKDGIAFLERSDLGIHPHNLIEKKSSAYNKYGNGKFLCRKSVFIMHQRSQIEEKPFQCPYCGNGFRRKSYLIEHQRIHTGEKPYVCSQCGKAFRQKTALTLHEKTHIEGKPYLCIDCGKSFRQKATLTRHHKTHTGEKAYECTQCGSAFRKKSYLIDHQRTHTGEKPYQCNECGKAFIQKTTLTVHQRTHTGEKPYICNECGKSFCQKTTLTLHQRIHTGEKPYICNECGKSFRQKAILTVHHRIHTGEKSNGCPQCGKAFSRKSNLIRHQKTHTGEKPYECKECGKFFSCKSNLIVHQKTHTVETMRIQ, encoded by the exons ATGCCCTTACAGGGATCAGTGTCATTCAAGGATGTGACTGTGGACTTCACCCAGGAGGAATGGCAGCAACTGGATCCTGCTCAGAAGGCCCTCTACAGGGATGTGATGTTGGAAAACTATTGCCACTTCATTTCTGTGG gaTTTCACATAACTAAGCCTGATATGATCCGCAAGTTGGAACAAGGAGAAGAACTATGGTCAGAGAGAATTTTTGCAAGTCAGAGCTACCTAG ATGGGAAAGCTGAAGATGTTTTAGTGAAGTTCAAAGAATTCCAAGACAAGCAATCTAGATCAGTTGTGTTTATCAATCACAAAAAACTTATTAAGGAAAGAAGTAATATGTATGGGAAAATCCTTACTCCAGGCAAGAACCGCATGATTTCAAAAACAATGTTATGTGAATATAATAAACCTGAtggaaaagttttgaaaaatatttcagaattagtTATTAGAAATATAAACCCTGCAAGAGAGAAGTTTGGTGAGAGTAATGGTTGGGAGAAATCAGTCCTCAATACTAAGCATGAGAAAATTCAACCATCAATAAATTTccataaacaaacagaaaaggatGTTGATGGTAAACAGGAAGTTACTCAACATCAGAAGGTTCAAACTCCAGAGCAGCCATTTGAATGTAATGAACGTGACAAATCCTTCCTTATGAAAGGAATGTTATTTACACAGACTAAAGCTCACAGAGGAGAAAGAACCTTTGAATTCAATAAAGATGGAATTGCCTTCCTAGAAAGGTCAGATCTTGGTATCCATCCACATAATCTTATAGAAAAGAAGTCCTCTGCATACAACAAATATGGGAATGGGAAATTCCTGTGCAGAAAGTCTGTTTTTATTATGCATCAGAGATCTCAAATAGAAGAGAAACCCTTTCAATGTCCTTACTGTGGGAATGGCTTCAGAAGGAAGTCATACCTCATTGAACATCAACGAATTCACACAGGTGAGAAACCTTATGTTTGCAGTCAATGTGGAAAGGCCTTTCGCCAGAAGACAGCCCTCACTCTTCATGAAAAAACACACATAGAGGGGAAACCCTATCTTTGTATTGATTGTGGGAAATCCTTCCGCCAGAAGGCAACCCTCACTAGACATCACAAAACACATACAGGGGAGAAGGCCTATGAGTGTACTCAGTGTGGAAGTGCCTTTAGAAAGAAGTCATACCTCATTGATCATCAGAGAACTCACACCGGGGAGAAACCATATCAATGTAATGAGTGTGGGAAGGCATTTATCCAGAAGACAACCCTCACTGTACATCAGAGaactcacacaggagagaaaccctataTTTGTAACGAATGTGGGAAATCCTTTTGTCAAAAGACTACCCTCACTCTCcatcagagaattcatacagGAGAAAAACCCTATATTTGTAATGAATGTGGGAAGTCCTTCCGCCAGAAGGCAATCCTTACTGTTCATCACAGAATACATACGGGAGAAAAATCCAATGGATGTCctcaatgtgggaaagcctttagtAGAAAATCAAACCTCATTCGCCATCAAAAAacacacacaggagagaaaccatatgaatgtaaagaatgtgggaaatTCTTCAGTTGTAAGTCAAACCTCATTGTCCACCAGAAAACTCACACAGTAGAAACTATGAGAATTCAGTAA
- the Znf382 gene encoding zinc finger protein 382 isoform X2 — protein MSKGSVSFKDVTVDFTQEEWQQLDPAQKALYRDVMLENYCHFISVGFHITKPDMIRKLEQGEELWSERIFASQSYLEDGKAEDVLVKFKEFQDKQSRSVVFINHKKLIKERSNMYGKILTPGKNRMISKTMLCEYNKPDGKVLKNISELVIRNINPAREKFGESNGWEKSVLNTKHEKIQPSINFHKQTEKDVDGKQEVTQHQKVQTPEQPFECNERDKSFLMKGMLFTQTKAHRGERTFEFNKDGIAFLERSDLGIHPHNLIEKKSSAYNKYGNGKFLCRKSVFIMHQRSQIEEKPFQCPYCGNGFRRKSYLIEHQRIHTGEKPYVCSQCGKAFRQKTALTLHEKTHIEGKPYLCIDCGKSFRQKATLTRHHKTHTGEKAYECTQCGSAFRKKSYLIDHQRTHTGEKPYQCNECGKAFIQKTTLTVHQRTHTGEKPYICNECGKSFCQKTTLTLHQRIHTGEKPYICNECGKSFRQKAILTVHHRIHTGEKSNGCPQCGKAFSRKSNLIRHQKTHTGEKPYECKECGKFFSCKSNLIVHQKTHTVETMRIQ, from the exons ATGTCTAAG GGATCAGTGTCATTCAAGGATGTGACTGTGGACTTCACCCAGGAGGAATGGCAGCAACTGGATCCTGCTCAGAAGGCCCTCTACAGGGATGTGATGTTGGAAAACTATTGCCACTTCATTTCTGTGG gaTTTCACATAACTAAGCCTGATATGATCCGCAAGTTGGAACAAGGAGAAGAACTATGGTCAGAGAGAATTTTTGCAAGTCAGAGCTACCTAG AAGATGGGAAAGCTGAAGATGTTTTAGTGAAGTTCAAAGAATTCCAAGACAAGCAATCTAGATCAGTTGTGTTTATCAATCACAAAAAACTTATTAAGGAAAGAAGTAATATGTATGGGAAAATCCTTACTCCAGGCAAGAACCGCATGATTTCAAAAACAATGTTATGTGAATATAATAAACCTGAtggaaaagttttgaaaaatatttcagaattagtTATTAGAAATATAAACCCTGCAAGAGAGAAGTTTGGTGAGAGTAATGGTTGGGAGAAATCAGTCCTCAATACTAAGCATGAGAAAATTCAACCATCAATAAATTTccataaacaaacagaaaaggatGTTGATGGTAAACAGGAAGTTACTCAACATCAGAAGGTTCAAACTCCAGAGCAGCCATTTGAATGTAATGAACGTGACAAATCCTTCCTTATGAAAGGAATGTTATTTACACAGACTAAAGCTCACAGAGGAGAAAGAACCTTTGAATTCAATAAAGATGGAATTGCCTTCCTAGAAAGGTCAGATCTTGGTATCCATCCACATAATCTTATAGAAAAGAAGTCCTCTGCATACAACAAATATGGGAATGGGAAATTCCTGTGCAGAAAGTCTGTTTTTATTATGCATCAGAGATCTCAAATAGAAGAGAAACCCTTTCAATGTCCTTACTGTGGGAATGGCTTCAGAAGGAAGTCATACCTCATTGAACATCAACGAATTCACACAGGTGAGAAACCTTATGTTTGCAGTCAATGTGGAAAGGCCTTTCGCCAGAAGACAGCCCTCACTCTTCATGAAAAAACACACATAGAGGGGAAACCCTATCTTTGTATTGATTGTGGGAAATCCTTCCGCCAGAAGGCAACCCTCACTAGACATCACAAAACACATACAGGGGAGAAGGCCTATGAGTGTACTCAGTGTGGAAGTGCCTTTAGAAAGAAGTCATACCTCATTGATCATCAGAGAACTCACACCGGGGAGAAACCATATCAATGTAATGAGTGTGGGAAGGCATTTATCCAGAAGACAACCCTCACTGTACATCAGAGaactcacacaggagagaaaccctataTTTGTAACGAATGTGGGAAATCCTTTTGTCAAAAGACTACCCTCACTCTCcatcagagaattcatacagGAGAAAAACCCTATATTTGTAATGAATGTGGGAAGTCCTTCCGCCAGAAGGCAATCCTTACTGTTCATCACAGAATACATACGGGAGAAAAATCCAATGGATGTCctcaatgtgggaaagcctttagtAGAAAATCAAACCTCATTCGCCATCAAAAAacacacacaggagagaaaccatatgaatgtaaagaatgtgggaaatTCTTCAGTTGTAAGTCAAACCTCATTGTCCACCAGAAAACTCACACAGTAGAAACTATGAGAATTCAGTAA